The Nocardia sp. NBC_00508 nucleotide sequence CACGGCGCCGGGTTCGATTGTCCGCGAGACCACTTGCCCGGGCTGGACCACCCTGCCACTCTAAGCCGGGTACCGTATGTCCGGGCGGTGCGGCCCAGCTCACATTCCGACGCGATATCGGTCGGTGTGACCGTTCTCGTGCGGGCGCACTATCCGCCGCTCCGTAGACTGATCGGATCAGATGCGCTATCCGGAGGGAGCTAGTTCAGGTGGGAGTGCTTTCCCGGGTCGACTCGCCCGAAGATTTGCGCCGGCTGACGGTGCCGCAGTTGCGCGAGCTGGCGGAAGAGATCCGCGAGTTCCTGGTGCGCAAGGTCGCCGCCACCGGCGGGCACCTCGGCCCCAACCTCGGTGTGGTCGAGCTCACCATCGCCCTGCACCGGATCTTCGACTCGCCGGCCGACCCGTTGATCTTCGACACCGGGCACCAGGCCTACGTGCACAAGATCCTGACCGGTCGCAAGGACCAGTTCGATTCGCTGCGTAAGCAGGGCGGCCTGTCCGGCTATCCGAGCCGGGCCGAAAGCGCGCACGACTGGGTGGAGTCCTCGCACGCGTCGGCGGCACTGTCCTACGCGGACGGACTGGCGAAGGCGTTCGCCCTCAGCGGGCAGGACCGGCACGTGGTCGCGGTGGTCGGCGACGGCGCACTCACCGGCGGCATGTGCTGGGAGGCGCTGAACAACATCGCCGCCGCTCCGGACCGTCCGGTGGTCGTCGTGGTCAACGACAACGGCCGCTCCTATGCGCCCACCATCGGCGGGCTGGCCGACCGGTTGACCGCGCTGCGCACCCAACCCGCCTACGAGCACGCGCTGGACGCGGGCAAACGCATCCTGAAGAGCATTCCCCGGGTGGGTGAATCGGCGTACTCGATGGTGCATGCGGTGAAAGCCGGCATCAAGGACGCGGTCAGCCCACAGGAGCTGTTCAGCGACCTCGGCCTGAAGTACGTCGGGCCGGTGGACGGCCACGACGTCGCCGCGTTGGAGGCGGCGCTGCGCCGGGCCAAGGACTTCGGCGGACCGGTAGTCGTGCACGCCGTGACGCAGAAGGGTCGCGGCTACGCGCCCGCCGAGAATCACGTCGCCGACCAGATGCACGCCTGCGATCCGATCGACCCGCTGACCGGCGCTCCGGTCGGCGGCCCCAAGGCGCTGGGCTGGACGTCGGTGTTCTCCGAGGAACTGATCGCGCACGCCGAGCGGCGCGCCGACATCGTGGCCATCACCGCCGCGATGCCGGGTCCGACCGGGCTGGCGGCGTTCGGGGAGCGGTTCCCGGAGCGGATGTTCGACGTCGGCATCGCCGAACAGCACGCCATGGCCTCGGCGGCGGGTCTGGCGCTCGGCGGCATGCATCCGGTCGTCGCGATCTACTCGACGTTCCTCAATCGCGCCTTCGACCAGCTGCTGATGGACGTGGCCCTGCTGAAGCAGCCGGTGACGGTGGTGCTGGACCGCGCGGGCATCACCGGCTCCGACGGCGCCAGCCACAACGGCATGTGGGATCTATCGGTGCTCGGCATCATTCCCGGCATCCGGGTCGCCGCGCCGCGCGACGCCGCGACGTTGCGCGAGGAACTGGCCGAGGCGCTGGCCGTCAACGACGGTCCGACCGCAGTGCGATTCCCGAAAGGCAGTGTGGCCGACGATATCTCGGCGGTCGAGCGGCTCGACGGGGTGGACGTGCTGCGGATGGCCGAGCCGGAGGGCGGCTCGGTGCAGGCGGTGCACGGCGATGTCCTGCTCATCGCAGTCGGCTCGTTCGCGGGGGTCGCCCTGGAGGCGGCGAATCTGCTCGAGGCCGAAGGAGTTTCGGTCACCGTCATCGATCCGCGCTGGGTGTTGCCAGTATCCGACACGCTACTGAAGCTCGCCGAGAACTACCGGCTCGTGGTCACGCTGGAGGACGGCGGGCTGCACGGCGGCATCGGCTCGACGGTGTCGGCCCGCCTGCGTAACTCCGGCCTGGACATCCCGACCCGCGATCTCGGTGTGCCGCAACAGTTCCTGGACCACGCCTCGCGCGGCGAGGTACATGCGGACCTAGGGTTGACCGCCCCCGACATCGCCCAGCGGATCGGTAGGTGGCTGGCCGCTCGCTGATGTCGCGGGCTCGGGCGAACCCGCGGGGTACACGAGCCGATCCGACGGCAGCAACGCAGCCGTCAGCCGCGGCGCCGCCAGCTCCCGCTGCCAGGGCCGGGCGCCGCTGGACTTCAGGAATCCGTCGACCGCGGCGGACAGCTCGGCCACGTCGTAGTCGGGTAACCCGTCCCAGCACAGCCGGCGAACCAGATCCGGCGCGAGCAGATTCTCCACCGGTATCGCGTGCTCGGCCGACAGCTCGCCCATCGCAGCCCGTGCCCTGGTCAGACGCGCGGCCGCGGCCGGGTCGCGCCGCTCCCATCGGTTGACCGGTGGCGGACCGTCGAACGGCTGGGTCAGTGGCGGCAGCTCACTGTCCGGCAGGCTGCGACCATGCTCGATGGCGGCGAGCCATTCGCGGGAATACCGGCGCTGCCGCGGGCCACCGAACACCGGTAGCGTGCGCAATTGCGCGATCGACTTCGGCTCTGCGGCGGCCGCGGCGATGATCGCGGCATCCGGGAGAATGCGGGCCGGCGCCACATCGCGGGCGCGGGCCAGCACGTCCCTCGCGGTCCACAGTTCGCGCACCACCGCCAGCTGCCTGGTCCGGCGCAGCGTATGTATGCCCGAGGTACGCCGCCAGCGCTCGGCCTTCGGCGCGGGCGGATCCAGCGTGCGAATGTGCTCGAATTCCTGTGCCGCCCAATCTGTTTTGCCCTGCGTATGGAGGGCGGCGGCCACCTCGTCGCGCAGCTCCAGCAGCAATTCCACATCGAGCGCGGCGTAGTTCAGCCACTCGTCCGGCAGTGGCCGGGTAGACCAGTCGGCCGCACCGTGGCCCTTACGCAGCGCCCGGCCCAGCAGACGCTCCACCATCGCGGCGAGCCCGACGCGTTCGAAACCGGCCAGCCGTCCGCCCAGCTCGGTGTCGAACAGTCTGGCCGGACGCAAACCGAGCTCGGCCAGACCGGGCAAGTCCTGGTCCGCGGAATGCAGGACCCACTCCAGTTCGTTGATCGCCTCGGCCAGTGGGGCGAGGTCGTCCACGAGCGGAATCGGATCGATGAGGAACGTGCCCGCGCCGGCACGGCGCAATTGGATCAGATAGGCACGGGCCGAGTAGCGGAAGCCGGACGCCCGTTCGGCGTCCACGGCCAGCGGTCCGGTGCCCGCGAGGATCCGGGCGGCGGCGGCGCTGATCTGCGCGGCGGTGTCCAGTACCGGTGGTACGCCCTCCGCAGGCGCGAGCAAGGGCGTCGCGACCGAGGGTTGGGATTCTTCTGGTACGGACATGGTGTTGAACTTTACGTGCCGACTCGAAGGCGCCGCCGTCCTATCGGCGCATCAGTGTGTCGATCGAGCGGCCGTGACGCACCCGGTCATCCTATGCGCTGGTTCCCGCGCAGGTCACACCCTTCGGCACGCCGTGCTCAGCGTTGATCGCCGGACAAGCCCTGCCGCATCTGTAGCTGGGTCACCCCCGCGGGCGGCAGACCGGCCGCATAGGCCAGCACCTCGCAGAATGCCTCCAGATGCGGCCGCATATCGGTGGTGACCGGCGTCCAGGAGGCGCGTATCTCCAGCTGGTGGGCGCGCGGCGGGCCGACGATATCGCCGTAACGCACCGAGCTGGTCGAGGTCACCGTCCCGCCGAGCGCGGTGAACGGTTCGGTCCGCGACTCCAGCGCGTCCACCAGCCAGCTCCACGCCACCTCGGGTAGCAGCGGGTCGGTGGCCAGCGCGGCATCGATATCGGCCTGGATGTAGGCGACCAGACGTAGGGTGCCGTGCCACGTGTCGTCGCCGTCCGGGTCGTGCAGCAGGATCAATCTGCCGAACGCGTCGCCCTCGGAGTCGATCGGGACCATGGCGGCGTCCGGGTGTTTGACCTCGGCGCCGATGGCGTAGGAGTACGGCGCTAGTCGTTGCGGCGGCCGGATGGGCGCGAGCTCGATCCGGGGATGCACGGTAGCGGTGCCCATCGCATCGACCGCGGCGCGAAATAGAGCGGGCTCGCCCTGGGGTCCCTCGGTCGGTGCGGCGCCGTCGCGGAAGTCGAGCGGTGTCACGAATGCTGACGGTAGACCTTGTGCACACGGCGCGGTCGGAGGCGCGCCGCTGTAGGTGACGCGGGAGCCATCCGAGCCAGCGCGGCCACCACCTCGTCGGTGATGACGACGGCGTGGCGCAGCCGCCTCCGGTGCTTGCTCCTGCTGCGTTCGATGCGGCGTCCGCGGGCTCCGTCGCGGTGGGGCATGCTGCGCCTCCGGGTCCGGCGCTCCCGGCGGGCCCGCTTACGATAGCGGTGATGAGCACTCATACCCGCCGCCGGTTGACCGATGCCCCGTTCCTGGCCGCCGCTACCGGCGCGACGCCCAGCAGGCGTCCGGTGTGGTTCATGCGCCAGGCCGGACGCTCGCTGCCCGAATACCGCGAGGTGCGGGCGGGCGTCGGGATGCTCGAGTCGTGCTTCGATCCGGAATTGGTGTGTGCGATCACCCTGCAGCCGATCCGCAGGCACCAGGTCGACGCGGCGATCCTGTTCTCCGACATCGTCGTTCCGCTCAAAGCGGCGGGGATCGATCTCGATATCGTGCCCGGAGTGGGGCCGGTGGTCGCGGCACCGGTGCGGACGGTCGACGACGTGCGCGCGCTGCCCCGGCTGCGCCCCGAGGAGGTCGGCGCGGTCACCGACGGCGTACGTCTGCTGGTCGATGAGTTGGGCGAGACGCCGCTGATCGGGTTCGCGGGCGCGCCGTTCACCCTCGCTTCCTACCTGGTCGAGGGCGGGCCGAGCAAGAATCACGAGCGCACCAAGGCGATGATGTACGCCGACCCGCGGACCTGGCACACGCTGCTCGGTGTGCTCACCGACATCACCATCGCGTTCCTGCAGGCGCAGCTGTCGGCGGGTGTGGACGCGGTGCAGCTGTTCGATTCCTGGGCCGGCGCGCTGTCGCTGGCCGACTACCGAACCTTCGTGCTGCCGCACTCGGAGCGGGTGTTCGCCGAGATCGCCGGCGCGGGCGTGCCGCGCATCCACTTCGGCGTCGGCACCGGCGAACTGCTCGGCGCCATGGGCGAGGCGGGCGCCGACGTGGTCGGCGTCGACTGGCGGGTGCCGCTGACCGATGCGGTCCGCCGCATCGGATCCGGAAAAGCGTTGCAGGGCAACCTCGATCCCGCCGTGCTGTTCGCCGGACTCGCGGCAATCGAGGAGCAGACCCGCCGGATAGTGCGCGAAGCGGACGAGGCGATCACGATGGGCGCCTCGGGGCACATCTTCAACCTCGGTCACGGGGTGCTCCCGGACACCGACCCGGGCGTGCTGACCGCCTTGGTGGAGCTCGTCCACGAACTGTGAGGACCCGAGCGGGGCACCACCGCGACTACCGGCGGACTGACCATCCTGTGGATCCTCGTGACCGCCGTCGCGATTCTGCGGCACCGGACCCCGTCGGTGACGGTACCGGTGTAGGAATCGGTTCCTCGGCAGCGCATGCTCGGCGGGCTCGGGCGCCGATCCTGGCCCGGTGCCGTTCCATGAGAACCGGTTCCGTAAGGCCACTCGCGATGGAGAACCGCCCGTGTTGACGATGGGCGGTCACGCTCGGCCCATGTCCCGGCTATGACGGTCGAATCCGGACACCGTCGGCGGCGCATCCAGCGTGCCTCGTGGATGTGGGCCGAAGCACAGAGCGTCAACCGTTCGACGGGCACGGTCGCGGGCGCGATACGGTCGGGGTATGCGTATCGCGGTGGTCGGCGGTGGGATCAGCGGGCTGGTGGCCGCGTATCGGCTGCGGACGCTGCTCGGGTCGGGCGCCGACCTGCTCGTGCTCGATCGGGCCGAGCGAGTCGGCGGCATCCTGTACACCGGTGAATTAGCCGGGGAGCCGCTGGATCTCGGAGCCGAGGCGTTCGTCGGACGGCGGCCGGAGGTGCCCGAACTGCTGCGTGAACTCGAACTCGAGTCGCAGCTCGTGACCCCTGCCGGGCTGCGGCCGCTGGTGTGGTCGGGAGGTGCCGCGCACCGGTTGCCGGAGGGCACTCTGATGGGTATTCCGGCGAACGCCGAGTCGATGCGCGGGCTGGTCGACGCCGCGACGCTGGCCCGGATCGCCGCGGAACCCGACCGGCCGCTGACCTGGGTACCGGGCTCGGATACCGATGTCTACGGCCTGGTCGCCGACCGATTCGGCGCGCAGGTCGCCGAACGTAGCGTGGATCCGCTGCTCGGCGGCGTCTACGCGGGCAGTTCGCGCTCCATCGGCGTCCGCGCCGCGCTGCCCACGCTGGCCGCGGCCCTGGACGACGGCGCGCCCAGCCTCACCGCGGCCGTCGGCGCCGCCCTGCCGCCGCCCTCGAACGCACCGGTCTTCGGTGGAATCCGCGACGGCTACCGGGTACTGCTCGACGCGCTGGCCGCACGCTCGGGCGCGAGCCTCGTCACGGCGACGCCGGGCACCCGCCTGGCCAGGGGCCTGCGCGGCTGGGTGGTCGACCCGATCGGCGCCGTCGACGCGGTGGTGCTCGCCACCCCGGCGCCGGTGACCGCGCGCCTCCTCGCAGCCGTCGCCCCTGGCGCCGCAGCGGAATTGGCGGGCGTCGAACTGTCCTCTTCGGTGGTGGTCGCCCTTGCGTTGCCGCGCGAGACCGCGCTGCCGCAGAACTCGGGCATTCTGGTAGCCACCGGAGAACCGTTGCGCGCCAAGGCGTTCACCCTCTCCAGCCGCAAGTGGACCCATCTCGCACAACGCGAAAGCGCCCTCGTCCGAGCCTCTTTCGGCAAATTCGGGGACGACGCTCCGCTCGCGTGGCCGGACGCCGAACTCGTCACCGCCGCCACCGAAGATCTGGCCGCCGTCACCGGCGTCGCCATCGAACCGACCGCGGCGGTGGTCCAGCGCTGGCCCGGCGGTCTCGCCCAGTACGCGCCCGGCCACCCCGCCCGCATCGCGGCCGTCGAAGCCGAGGTCGCGGCACTCGACGGTCTCGCCGTGGCCGGTGCGTATCTGCACGGCGTCGGCGTACCCGCATGCGTCGCCTCGGGCGTCGCCGCGGCGCACCGAATCGCTGCTCAGGTCGGCGTAGACACCGCACACTGACGACACGCTGCCCGGCCGCGGAAGCCTCGCGGTAATCCCCAGCGATATTCGCCAGCTTCGCGCCGCGCGCGTCCCGGACGCCCGGGTCCACATCGAGCAGTTCACGCCCGGCGACGCGGGCGCTTCCCAGCGAGTGGCACGATAGGGCTATGGCGCGACTCGACTATCAGGCTCTCAACTCCACCATCCGCTACCTGATGTTCTCGGTCTTCCAGGTGCAGCCCGGAGTGCTGGGCGAGGATCGGGACGCCGCGACCAAGGAGGCCAGGGCGTTCTTCGACGGTCTCGCCGATCGCGATGTCGTGGTGCGCGGCATCTACGACGTGGCCGGGATGCGCGCCGACGCCGACTTCATGATCTGGACGCACGCCGAACGCCTCGAGGACCTGCAAGCCGCATACGCGGACTTCCGGCGCACCACCGAACTGGGCCGCGCCAGCGCGCCGGTGTGGAGCAATGTGGCGCTGCACCGGCCCGCCGAGTTCAACAAGAGCCATATCCCGGCGTTCCTGGCCGGGGAGGAGCCGGGTGCCTACATCTGCGTGTACCCGTTCGTCCGCTCCTACGAGTGGTATCTGCTGCCCGACGACGAGCGCCGCCGGATGCTGGCCGACCACGGGAAGGCCGCGCGCGGTTACCCGGACGTGCGGGCCAACACGGTCAGCTCGTTCGCGCTGGGCGATTACGAGTGGATTCTCGCTTTCGAGGCGCCCGAACTGCACCGCATCGTCGACTTGATGCGCGATCTGCGGGCCACCGACGCCAGGCGGCATGTGCGCGAGGAGATCCCGTTCTTCACCGGGCCTCGCGTGGAGATCGAGAAACTGATCGCCGCCCTGCCCTGACGCCGCCACCGGCGTGACTCGGAAATTGCGTTGGAGGTCGTCTCGCCCGCAGCGGTACGCGAGGATCGGGAGATCAAGCCGAAACTCTATGCCGCGGCGGTATTCCCGAACACTGGCGGGTAGCGGAGAGCGCAGACGGTGCGCATGCCCCAAAATCTCGGGGCATGCGCGGTGGTGGTCTGATCCGTACTCTTGCCGTCGGCGTCGGGCTGTTACTCCGCTGCGCTGTCCGAGGGGTGCAGTCGCAGGGCGATGGAGTTGATGCAGTAGCGCTTGTCGGTGGGCGTGTTGTACCCCTCGCCCTCGAACACGTGGCCGAGGTGGCTGTGGCAGTTCGCGCACAGCACTTCGACCCGGTGCATGCCGAGTGAGTCGTCCGATCGCAGAATCACCGCGTCGGAGCCCGCTGGATCGAAGAAGGACGGCCAGCCACAGTGCGAGTCGAACTTCTCGGTGCTGCGGAACAGTTCCGTGCCGCAGGCCCGGCAGACGTAGACGCCTTCGGTCTTGGTGTCGGTGTACTCGCCAATGAACGGGCGCTCGGTGGCGGCCTCGCGCAGCACCGCGTACTCCTCCGGATTCAGCTTCAACCGCCATTCCTGCGGGGAGAGCTGGATCCGCGGCGCGGGCAGGGATGTGTCGGCGTCGGAGCTCATGGCTCCACGCTAATACGATTCTGTTCCGCGGGCGCCGCACCGTTCTGTGACCGGGAGGTTTCCGTCGCGAGGGCGGCGCTGGGCGCCGGGGTGGGCTGCTGTGGCGCGTCGCCGCGCGGATCCGGCGCGGAACGCA carries:
- the dxs gene encoding 1-deoxy-D-xylulose-5-phosphate synthase, which produces MGVLSRVDSPEDLRRLTVPQLRELAEEIREFLVRKVAATGGHLGPNLGVVELTIALHRIFDSPADPLIFDTGHQAYVHKILTGRKDQFDSLRKQGGLSGYPSRAESAHDWVESSHASAALSYADGLAKAFALSGQDRHVVAVVGDGALTGGMCWEALNNIAAAPDRPVVVVVNDNGRSYAPTIGGLADRLTALRTQPAYEHALDAGKRILKSIPRVGESAYSMVHAVKAGIKDAVSPQELFSDLGLKYVGPVDGHDVAALEAALRRAKDFGGPVVVHAVTQKGRGYAPAENHVADQMHACDPIDPLTGAPVGGPKALGWTSVFSEELIAHAERRADIVAITAAMPGPTGLAAFGERFPERMFDVGIAEQHAMASAAGLALGGMHPVVAIYSTFLNRAFDQLLMDVALLKQPVTVVLDRAGITGSDGASHNGMWDLSVLGIIPGIRVAAPRDAATLREELAEALAVNDGPTAVRFPKGSVADDISAVERLDGVDVLRMAEPEGGSVQAVHGDVLLIAVGSFAGVALEAANLLEAEGVSVTVIDPRWVLPVSDTLLKLAENYRLVVTLEDGGLHGGIGSTVSARLRNSGLDIPTRDLGVPQQFLDHASRGEVHADLGLTAPDIAQRIGRWLAAR
- a CDS encoding ribonuclease D gives rise to the protein MSVPEESQPSVATPLLAPAEGVPPVLDTAAQISAAAARILAGTGPLAVDAERASGFRYSARAYLIQLRRAGAGTFLIDPIPLVDDLAPLAEAINELEWVLHSADQDLPGLAELGLRPARLFDTELGGRLAGFERVGLAAMVERLLGRALRKGHGAADWSTRPLPDEWLNYAALDVELLLELRDEVAAALHTQGKTDWAAQEFEHIRTLDPPAPKAERWRRTSGIHTLRRTRQLAVVRELWTARDVLARARDVAPARILPDAAIIAAAAAEPKSIAQLRTLPVFGGPRQRRYSREWLAAIEHGRSLPDSELPPLTQPFDGPPPVNRWERRDPAAAARLTRARAAMGELSAEHAIPVENLLAPDLVRRLCWDGLPDYDVAELSAAVDGFLKSSGARPWQRELAAPRLTAALLPSDRLVYPAGSPEPATSASGQPPTDPLGDVGGGQP
- a CDS encoding DUF3000 domain-containing protein, which codes for MGTATVHPRIELAPIRPPQRLAPYSYAIGAEVKHPDAAMVPIDSEGDAFGRLILLHDPDGDDTWHGTLRLVAYIQADIDAALATDPLLPEVAWSWLVDALESRTEPFTALGGTVTSTSSVRYGDIVGPPRAHQLEIRASWTPVTTDMRPHLEAFCEVLAYAAGLPPAGVTQLQMRQGLSGDQR
- the hemE gene encoding uroporphyrinogen decarboxylase, coding for MSTHTRRRLTDAPFLAAATGATPSRRPVWFMRQAGRSLPEYREVRAGVGMLESCFDPELVCAITLQPIRRHQVDAAILFSDIVVPLKAAGIDLDIVPGVGPVVAAPVRTVDDVRALPRLRPEEVGAVTDGVRLLVDELGETPLIGFAGAPFTLASYLVEGGPSKNHERTKAMMYADPRTWHTLLGVLTDITIAFLQAQLSAGVDAVQLFDSWAGALSLADYRTFVLPHSERVFAEIAGAGVPRIHFGVGTGELLGAMGEAGADVVGVDWRVPLTDAVRRIGSGKALQGNLDPAVLFAGLAAIEEQTRRIVREADEAITMGASGHIFNLGHGVLPDTDPGVLTALVELVHEL
- a CDS encoding protoporphyrinogen oxidase; translated protein: MRIAVVGGGISGLVAAYRLRTLLGSGADLLVLDRAERVGGILYTGELAGEPLDLGAEAFVGRRPEVPELLRELELESQLVTPAGLRPLVWSGGAAHRLPEGTLMGIPANAESMRGLVDAATLARIAAEPDRPLTWVPGSDTDVYGLVADRFGAQVAERSVDPLLGGVYAGSSRSIGVRAALPTLAAALDDGAPSLTAAVGAALPPPSNAPVFGGIRDGYRVLLDALAARSGASLVTATPGTRLARGLRGWVVDPIGAVDAVVLATPAPVTARLLAAVAPGAAAELAGVELSSSVVVALALPRETALPQNSGILVATGEPLRAKAFTLSSRKWTHLAQRESALVRASFGKFGDDAPLAWPDAELVTAATEDLAAVTGVAIEPTAAVVQRWPGGLAQYAPGHPARIAAVEAEVAALDGLAVAGAYLHGVGVPACVASGVAAAHRIAAQVGVDTAH
- the hemQ gene encoding hydrogen peroxide-dependent heme synthase, with the translated sequence MARLDYQALNSTIRYLMFSVFQVQPGVLGEDRDAATKEARAFFDGLADRDVVVRGIYDVAGMRADADFMIWTHAERLEDLQAAYADFRRTTELGRASAPVWSNVALHRPAEFNKSHIPAFLAGEEPGAYICVYPFVRSYEWYLLPDDERRRMLADHGKAARGYPDVRANTVSSFALGDYEWILAFEAPELHRIVDLMRDLRATDARRHVREEIPFFTGPRVEIEKLIAALP
- the msrB gene encoding peptide-methionine (R)-S-oxide reductase MsrB, which gives rise to MSSDADTSLPAPRIQLSPQEWRLKLNPEEYAVLREAATERPFIGEYTDTKTEGVYVCRACGTELFRSTEKFDSHCGWPSFFDPAGSDAVILRSDDSLGMHRVEVLCANCHSHLGHVFEGEGYNTPTDKRYCINSIALRLHPSDSAAE